One window of the Bartonella bacilliformis KC583 genome contains the following:
- a CDS encoding protein-L-isoaspartate O-methyltransferase family protein, translated as MVANFTELRRKMVDNQIRTVDVTNLSILEAFLTVPREDFVPEDVKDLSYLDTDILIFPPQGDIPASYLMKPASLAKLLQLAAVKPSDSVLDIGANSGYCAALLSKLAKSIIALESNKALSKQAAELLERYQCDNVVVVHGLLEKGCAVKGPYDLIFIEGAVDFIPDGIFDQMKEGGRLLVVEGHGNAGIAQIYIKEEGSISARRGFNLSVKPLSEFLRIPDFVF; from the coding sequence ATGGTTGCAAATTTCACAGAGCTTCGCCGCAAAATGGTTGATAATCAGATTCGTACTGTGGATGTAACGAATTTATCGATTCTTGAAGCATTTTTAACGGTGCCACGTGAAGATTTTGTACCAGAAGATGTTAAAGATTTAAGTTACCTTGATACTGATATTCTTATTTTTCCACCACAAGGTGATATCCCTGCGAGTTATTTGATGAAACCTGCGTCTTTAGCAAAGCTGTTACAGCTTGCAGCCGTAAAACCATCGGATAGTGTATTAGACATTGGTGCAAATAGTGGTTATTGTGCAGCCTTGCTTTCAAAGCTTGCTAAATCTATTATTGCGTTGGAAAGCAATAAGGCGCTTTCGAAACAAGCTGCTGAACTTTTAGAACGCTATCAGTGTGATAATGTGGTTGTTGTGCATGGATTATTGGAGAAGGGGTGTGCTGTTAAGGGGCCCTATGATTTAATTTTTATTGAAGGTGCTGTTGATTTTATTCCTGATGGTATCTTTGATCAAATGAAAGAAGGGGGGCGCCTTCTTGTGGTTGAAGGGCATGGTAATGCTGGTATTGCGCAAATCTATATAAAGGAAGAGGGGAGTATTTCGGCTCGTCGTGGTTTTAACCTTTCTGTAAAGCCGCTTTCCGAATTTTTAAGAATACCTGACTTTGTGTTTTAG
- a CDS encoding TolC family protein: MLLTLGTFVSGSAYADTLENALAKAYVYNAKLNYERAATRIANDDVTIARAGFLPQIDGIGNYNRNNATGSYKNSGSIELRINQRLFDFVTQNVFLSAQVKMQAQRESFRNAEQNLFLDVIKAYANVYQTRRIAELRRENLFAQAQAARSFAVSEYSLARSEAKSAEAIYQQVVGDYPAKLESPSGAKELPESLDIGYQIAVVTHPAILYAKYLVDASSYNVKAKEGAMFPKLDLSASMSYNRAYGIPGGDSVSQSVGLSLSVPIFEGGRTSAQVRQSREQFEQARLQFDLAQSDVKQALASAWFQLEGTRASVVAYRESVRAAEIALKGRMQENRLGQATTLDVLKSRTELINAQISLVTAERNAIIASYTVQSSIGRLTASYLGLKATQDTH, from the coding sequence TTGTTACTTACATTAGGAACTTTTGTCTCAGGATCAGCTTACGCCGATACATTAGAAAATGCTTTAGCTAAAGCTTATGTATATAATGCTAAATTAAACTACGAGCGCGCAGCTACGCGTATAGCAAATGATGATGTAACGATTGCGCGTGCTGGTTTTCTACCGCAAATTGATGGGATTGGGAACTATAATCGAAATAATGCTACAGGTTCTTATAAGAATTCTGGTTCCATAGAACTAAGAATAAATCAAAGATTGTTTGATTTTGTTACACAAAATGTGTTTTTATCAGCTCAAGTTAAAATGCAAGCACAGCGTGAATCTTTTCGTAATGCTGAACAAAATTTGTTTCTAGATGTTATAAAAGCGTATGCTAACGTATATCAAACGCGTCGTATTGCTGAGCTTCGTCGAGAAAATTTATTTGCTCAGGCACAAGCAGCGCGCTCTTTCGCTGTCTCTGAGTATAGTCTTGCACGTTCTGAAGCAAAATCAGCGGAAGCAATTTATCAGCAAGTTGTAGGAGATTATCCCGCAAAGTTGGAGTCTCCTTCAGGGGCAAAAGAATTGCCGGAGAGTCTTGATATTGGTTATCAAATTGCTGTTGTTACGCATCCAGCAATTCTTTACGCAAAATATTTGGTTGATGCTAGTTCATACAATGTAAAAGCAAAAGAGGGAGCAATGTTTCCTAAGCTTGATCTCTCTGCATCCATGTCCTATAATCGGGCTTATGGTATTCCTGGAGGAGATAGTGTTTCTCAATCAGTAGGGCTTTCATTAAGTGTTCCGATTTTTGAGGGTGGGCGCACTTCTGCACAGGTTCGCCAATCGAGGGAACAATTTGAACAGGCTCGTCTTCAGTTTGATTTGGCTCAAAGTGATGTAAAACAGGCACTCGCTTCTGCCTGGTTTCAATTGGAGGGCACGCGCGCATCTGTTGTAGCTTATCGCGAGAGTGTACGTGCTGCAGAAATTGCTCTCAAAGGTCGTATGCAAGAGAACCGTTTAGGGCAGGCAACGACGTTGGATGTTTTAAAGTCCCGCACTGAGTTGATTAATGCTCAGATTTCACTAGTAACTGCAGAACGAAATGCTATTATTGCGAGTTATACTGTTCAATCTTCTATTGGTAGACTAACGGCAAGTTATTTAGGATTGAAGGCTACTCAAGATACTCACTAA
- a CDS encoding DUF2497 domain-containing protein, producing MVQSSSALREPSMDEILTSIREIIEENAIQADQISNKVVVTNSSSEKSSTVPLEGLDEAALSVDDAIKTLADRIGISSDDEDLSFAHMKNNAEVENNTKYGTVGLDMQKMKFSSEEQMSVHKTGQDDTRGSQQGDTISDYVGSSARFVSSAEKIAEDILRPAIAEWLQRELPVVLERILREEIVKIIKKLP from the coding sequence ATGGTACAAAGTTCGAGTGCATTGCGTGAGCCAAGTATGGATGAAATTTTAACATCTATTCGTGAAATAATCGAAGAAAATGCAATTCAGGCTGATCAGATTTCAAATAAAGTCGTTGTGACCAATTCTTCTTCTGAAAAGAGCTCAACAGTACCACTAGAAGGGCTTGATGAGGCAGCTTTATCTGTTGATGATGCAATAAAAACTTTAGCGGATCGTATTGGTATTTCCTCTGATGATGAGGATTTATCTTTTGCGCATATGAAAAATAATGCGGAAGTAGAAAATAATACAAAATATGGTACAGTTGGTTTGGATATGCAAAAGATGAAATTTTCCTCTGAAGAACAGATGTCTGTTCATAAAACAGGACAGGACGATACCCGTGGATCTCAGCAAGGGGATACGATTTCTGATTATGTAGGATCGTCTGCGCGTTTTGTTTCTTCTGCGGAGAAGATTGCGGAAGATATATTACGTCCAGCTATAGCGGAATGGTTACAGCGTGAATTACCCGTTGTTCTTGAGAGAATTTTGCGTGAAGAGATCGTTAAGATAATTAAAAAATTACCTTAA